The following are from one region of the Silene latifolia isolate original U9 population chromosome 9, ASM4854445v1, whole genome shotgun sequence genome:
- the LOC141602287 gene encoding LOW QUALITY PROTEIN: DNA-(apurinic or apyrimidinic site) endonuclease, chloroplastic-like (The sequence of the model RefSeq protein was modified relative to this genomic sequence to represent the inferred CDS: inserted 2 bases in 1 codon; deleted 1 base in 1 codon) — translation MPLGLPHLRLFRFSSSLFFRPKLFPIQLRAMASAKRVKIDNSSLAATTPNSLKNQENKLADILSIKNEPGRIESMTVQQLRNALRNAGASTQGRKQELVSALKTILDKEIDDDKQSPDEHVTDETVLTKRLPSKRNKKAVNSDIVEVTTDIEIVKRVQQKTLLLFLIICIHVCIHSQIHGCPGRLTDLSFAGKKRSVKRKVALEAVSIHDDVAQAVDKSASEKEPWTIFAHKKPQKGWVAYNPRIMRPPPLTRDAHFVKLMSWNVNGLRALLKLESFSALQLAQREDFDILCLQETKLQEKDVERXRDLLEGFENSFWTCGVVKSGYCMQRIVSRIKPLSVRYGLGIPNHDAEGRVVTAEFDSFYLLCVYVPNSGDGLRRLSYRTTEWDPSLSHYIKELEKSKCNIIGGDTNCAHQEIDIYNPAGNKRSAGFTIEERESFENNFLSKGFVDTFRKQHPDVVGYTYWGYRHGGRKTNRGWRLDYFLVSESLADRVHDSYILPDVLGSDHCPIGLVLKQ, via the exons ATGCCACTAGGGTTACCACATTTGAG ATTATTTAGGTTTTCAAGTAGTTTGTTTTTTCGCCCTAAATTATTCCCAATTCAACTGCGAGCTATGGCTTCTGCTAAAAGAGTTAAAATCGATAATTCATCACTTGCTGCAACTACTCCAAACTCTCTCAAAAAT CAGGAGAATAAATTAGCTGATATTTTAAGTATTAAGAATGAGCCCGGCAGAATTGAGTCTATGACGGTCCAACAACTTCGAAATGCATTAAG AAATGCTGGAGCTTCTACCCAGGGCCGTAAACAAGAGCTTGTTTCAGCGTTGAAAACTATTTTGGATAAAGAAATTGATG ATGACAAACAATCTCCTGATGAGCACGTCACAGATGAAACTGTATTGACGAAACGGCTGCctagcaaaagaaataaaaaggctGTTAACTCTGACATTGTGGAGGTTACTACAGATATCGAAATTGTGAAGCGAGTACAACAAAAAA CATTGCTTCTCTTTCTTATAATATGTATACATGTTTGTATTCATTCCCAAATTCACGGGTGTCCGGGTCGTTTAACCGACTTAAGCTTTGCGGGTAAAAAGCGATCTGTTAAGAGAAAAGTAGCTCTAGAAGCTGTTAGCATTCATGACGACGTTGCTCAAGCGGTTGATAAATCTGCCTCTGAAAAAGAGCCATGGACCATATTTGCCCACAAAAAACCTCAGAAAGGATGGGTTGCTTACAATCCAAGAATAATGAGGCCACCGCCTCTAACACGTGATGCTCATTTCGTGAAGCTGATGTCTTGGAATGTAAATGGTCTGCGGGCATTATTGAAGTTAGAGAGTTTCTCTGCACTCCAGCTCGCACAAAGAGAGGATTTCGATATCTTGTGTTTGCAAGAGACGAAATTACAG GAGAAGGACGTTGAACG TCGAGATCTTTTGGAAGGCTTTGAAAATAGCTTTTGGACTTGCGGTGTAGTAAAAAGTGGATACTGCATGCAAAGAATTGTTTCACGG ATAAAACCACTTTCCGTAAGATATGGCCTTGGCATACCCAACCACGATGCCGAGGGGCGTGTGGTGACTGCAGAGTTTGACTCTTTTTATTTACTGTGTGTATATGTTCCTAATTCTGGGGATGGACTAAGGAGACTG TCGTACAGAACTACAGAATGGGACCCATCTCTCAGCCATTACATTAAG GAACTAGAAAAGTCAAAA TGTAATATTATTGGTGGTGATACGAATTGTGCACATCAAGAGATCGACATTTACAACCCTGCG GGAAACAAAAGAAGTGCTGGATTCACAATTGAGGAAAGGGAATCATTTGAGAACAACTTTCTATCAAAAGGATTTGTGGATACGTTTAGAAAGCAGCATCCAGATGTTGTTGGCTATACTTACTGGGGCTACCGACATGGTGGACGTAAAACTAATAGAG GATGGAGACTTGACTATTTCCTAGTTTCGGAATCACTTGCGGACAGAGTTCACGACTCTTACATCCTCCCTGATGTCCTTGGTAGTGATCATTGTCCCATCGGCCTTGTACTAAAGCAGTAG
- the LOC141600454 gene encoding uncharacterized protein LOC141600454 — protein sequence MTSRRRTPAKPTSSPEKPQPVESSSTAPSKWPKILCLSSILLLPYAYLLLFHFNIDAQLKRSILINAALSVAGFLVTVKLIPVASRYVIRRNLFGFDINKRGTAQGLIKVPESLGIVIGIVFLLVAILFQHFNFTADSVWLVEYNAALASICFMILLGFVDDVLDVPWRVKLVLPSFAALPLLMAYAGHTTIVIPKPLVSYVGLEVLDLGWIYRLYMGLLAVFCTNSINIHAGINGLEVGQTVVIAAAILIHNIMQIGASKDNPEYQQAHAFSIYLVQPFLATSLALLSFNWYPSSVFVGDTYTYFAGMTMAVVGILGHFSETLLIFFAPQVLNFLLSLPQLAGIIPCPRHRLPRFDPQTGLLTGTNDGTLVNFTLRILGRMSEQSLCIVLLGLQALACCFCFLLRWLLTGWYK from the exons ATGACATCCCGCCGTCGTACGCCGGCGAAACCAACCTCCTCGCCGGAGAAACCACAACCGGTGGAATCCTCATCGACGGCGCCATCAAAGTGGCCTAAAATCCTGTGTCTATCCTCCATACTCCTCCTCCCGTACGCCTACCTCTTACTATTCCACTTCAACATCGACGCCCAACTAAAGCGATCCATCCTCATCAACGCCGCCCTCAGTGTCGCCGGATTTTTGGTAACAGTAAAGTTGATACCGGTGGCTTCTCGTTACGTCATTCGTCGTAATTTGTTCGGTTTTGATATTAATAAAAGAGGAACTGCACAAGGTCTCATCAAAGT ACCGGAGTCACTGGGTATAGTTATTGGGATTGTCTTCTTATTAGTGGCCATATTGTTTCAACACTTTAACTTCACGGCTGACTCTGTT TGGCTAGTTGAGTATAATGCTGCTTTGGCTTCCATATGTTTCATGATCTTGCTCGGATTTGTCGATGATGTTCTAGATGTGCCATGGAGGGT AAAGCTTGTGTTGCCTTCATTTGCTGCTCTTCCTTTGTTGATGGCTTATGCCGGCCACACAACAATTGTAATCCCGAAGCCTCTTGTTTCATATGTCGGCTTGGAGGTTTTGGATCTAG GATGGATATACAGACTATATATGGGACTTCTGGCAGTATTTTGCACCAATTCTATCAATATCCATGCGGGCATAAATGGTCTTGAAGTTGGGCAAACAGTTGTGATTGCAGCTGCA ATTTTAATACATAATATTATGCAAATTGGAGCATCCAAAGACAATCCTGAGTATCAACAAGCTCACGCGTTCTCAATTTATTTAGTGCAACCTTTTTTGGCTACTTCACTGGCTTTACTCTCTTTCAACTG GTATCCTTCTTCCGTGTTTGTTGGGGACACCTACACATATTTTGCAGGAATGACAATGGCTGTAGTTGGAATTTTAGGCCATTTCAG TGAAACATTGTTGATCTTCTTTGCTCCTCAAGTTCTGAATTTCCTCTTGTCACTTCCCCAG CTTGCTGGCATAATCCCTTGCCCACGACATCGGCTCCCACG ATTTGATCCTCAGACTGGGCTCTTAACTGGGACTAATGATGGGACACTGGTGAACTTCACTTTAAGGATACTTGGGAGGATGTCCGAACAATCACTCTGCATCGTGCTTCTGGGGCTCCAG GCTCTTGCATGCTGTTTCTGTTTCTTGCTCCGGTGGCTCCTCACTGGCTGGTACAAATGA